CCACCCCGGGCAGTTCATCGGCATGCAGCGCCGCCTGAAGATAGGCCTTGGGCCGCGCCCCTCGCCGGCCATAGCGCAGACCGCCAAGGGCGCGGCTGGTGCCCGGCGTCGGTCCGGGCAAAGGCAGGGAGATCCGTTCAACCATACTGGCAGATCCCTTTCCTCAAACCGCTGGCCTCAGGCCGTTGGCCGCCGTTGGGGTATTAGGCCGCGACCCCGCAGCACTTCTTGTACTTCTTGCCCGACCCGCAGGGACAGGGATCATTGCGGCCGATCTTGACGACGGAGCGCGGCGGCTCGGTCGGGTTCATCTCGGCATCGGCGCAACGCCACTGACCGTCCTCGCGCAGGAAATGCGAGCGTTCGTGGTGCAGCACCGACCGGCCGCCGATCTTGAAACGGGCGATGAATTCGACCGTTCCCTCGTCGTCGTCGGCGCCGCCCTCGGTCACCTTGCGGATTTCCAGGCCCTGCCAATGGGCGTTCTTGGCGGTGGCGCGGATTTCCTCGGGATCGAAATCATCGTCGTGGCCGGTCGCCAAAGTGGCGCGCAGATACTCGGCGTTGCCCTGGCTGAAGGCGACATAACGCGAGCGCATCATGGCTTCGGCGGTGGGCGCCACGGCAAGACCATCGATCAAGGGGCCACAGCAGGCGCTGAGCGCCTTGCCCGAGCCGCAGGGGCAGTCGGTCGCCTGGGTCACGGTAAGATACCTCTCTTGGAAAAACCGTCGCGAGCGGACAGGCGCCGCGCCGAAGCCGGCTTGGGCGCCGCCGCCCTCACTTTATGTTTGGGAACGATAGCGCGCTCACAGATCCAGGTCGAGGATCACCATGTTGAAGGCATAGGACACTTCGCCCTCGTCCTCGTCGCGGTTCAGCGTGCCGATGAACTCGCCCTTGAGCAGGACCTCGCACGAGCCACCGGCTTTGGGCGGCGGCGTCAGGGTCAAAGCCTCGGTGGCGAAGGTGCGGCGGAGATAGGCTTCGACCTTGCGAATTTCGGCGGCGGTCATCGGGATGCTCCCTGAAGGGGGGGGATAAATGCCCTGCCATCTGGCCCCGGCCCCTGCTGGGGACAAGCCGGTCGACGGGCGCAGGGCGCGTTTTAGGCCGATCCGCCGCCAAGAACAACGCCGACGCGCGGCGAATTTCAGAAATTTCCTTGCGCCACTCCGATGAAAGCGCATTCTTTCAGCGGATCGATCCTTCCGGGAGGCCTTTCCCTTGCGCATCGGCATCAGCAGCCAGGATTTCCTCACCGTCTCGGGCCACGCCGGGCGGGCGCGGCATTTCCTGATCTTCGAGACCTCGGCCGATGGCGCCCTCGGCGCGCCCAGCCGGCTCGAGCTTCCCCCCGACAAGGTTCTTCACGCCTTCGGCGATGACGGCCCCCATCCGCTGTATGACCTGGATGTCGTGGTGACCGCCGGGGCCGGCGGACATTTCGTCTCGCGCATGGAGGCGCGTGGCGTCAGGGTGGTGTTTTGCGCTGAAATCCCCGCCACCGAGGCGGCGCGGCAGGTCGCCTCGGGCGAACCGGCCAGCTCGCCCGCGCCCCTTGCCCAGGAATGCTGCCAGCCATGAAGCCGCTTTTCACCCTTGCCCTGCTCGGCCCCTGTCTGGCCCTTGCCGCCTGCGCCGGTTCCGACGAGGACCGCACCCCCTCGCGCACCGCCGTTCAATATTCCTGCGGCGCCCGCGACGAGCAGGATCTGACGGTGCTTTATAGCTTCGAAGGCGAAAGGCCGGTCGCCGCCAATGTCGCCTTCGAGGACCGCACCCTGGCGCTCAAACGCGATGACACCGCCGCCGACGATCTGCTTTCGGTCAGCTTCTCCGGCGATGGCTATCGCTGGTCGATCGAAGCGCTCTCGCCGCAAAACGTGCTCAACGCCAATGGCGGCGTGCTCAGCCGTGACGACCGCGCCGTGATCGATGGCGTCGAGCGCCCCATCACCCTGATCCTGGCCAAACACTGCGCCGTCCACCAAATGGCGGTCGCCACCCGCTGAGGGATTGCCCGTGGAGACGGGCGGCGAAAATGTTCCCCAAAAAGCCGCCAGACGCTTCACCTCCCCCCTCTCTTTTTCATAGCCCTGTTTCCCGAAAACGGCGCTTAGAGCGGAGTTCACCCACACCACTCTAGAATGTCAGTCCCGGGTCGTCGGCCGACTGCGCAAGAAGCGTCGGTACGCGGCTGTGATGCTCGATCCAGTCCCGTGTCTTGGGATTGATCCACCCGACGACGCGCAGCAGGGAGTCATAGTCGGCGGCTAGATGCCGATCGAAAATGGGTTCGTGGTGCGCGATCCGGTTACGAAACGTCCGTAGATAATCGAGCGGCTCATGGACAGCTTTACGACTGAGACGGACGTGAGGAAAAGACCGGAATACGCCAGAACGCCAGATGGTCATTTCGTAGTTGGCCTTCCCTCCATCGGGCGTCCGCCCGCCGGCCCCCAGAAGGGCGACCCAAAACCCAAACGAAAGCGCCGCCACCATATGGGACGGATCATCGGCGTATCTGCCCCGGCGCAGCTCCGATCGAGCCCTTGATAGGCGCTTAAGCGTTCCGTCATCCAGCCCCGCCGCAGGATTATCATACCAATTGGTGCCGTATTTTTCCGCAAGCTCGCGATGCAACGCGTTACGCAAGGCGACTTCCAACCCCTGAAGGGGCCCATAGAAGGCCGCGCTGATCGCCGTGTTCCATGTATAAAGGCGAACAGCCTTCTCGCGATCATTGCCCGACCGTTTGGCGTAGGTCTCCATACGTTCCGGCGACAACGACGTCTCCAAGGCGTCGATCACCGCATCGGAATACGAGAAGGCGCTCTTGACCACGAACTCCTGGTCGCCCATATTACCCCCCGTAGGCCCTGGGTTCGCCTCTGCCATTGGCATGCGCCCGGGGCTCAGCTTTTTTAGGGCTGAGACGTTTTCCCCTCCCCCATGCCAAAGCCCCCTTGGACCACAAGAACTTGTAATCTTGTTTGGTATCGACGTCCGCTTTTTTCCCTCTCAAGCGGGGCCGGACCCATACCACCGCCCCACAAAAGCGTCTTGACGCCCCACGTCACGCAAGAGGGCCCTCTTGCGAAACGGCTAGGTCCTCGGCGATGGGTTCGGGGGGTGGCTGGCGGGTGAAGCCGGCCAGACCGCGGGCGGTCTCCACGGCGTCTCGGCGGATCTCCACCGGGCTCAGCGCATAGGCGCTCAGCAATTCGGCCACCGACCGCAGGGCGTGCATATGGATGCGCTCATAGCCATGCGAGGCGTCGATGCCAAAGGTGACCAGCGCGTTGCGCACATCGTGGCCGGCGACCACCGCCGAGGCGGCGTCGGAGCGGTAGTAGCGGAACACATCCTTGCGAAAGATGATGTCCTCGTCGCGGCAGAGCCGGATCAGCGCCCGGGTCAGATGATAATCAAAGGGGCCGGTCTGGTCGGCCATGGCGATGGTAACGCCGAATTCGGCCGAGTTCTGGCCGGGTCCGCTGGTGCCGTTATCGACGGCGACCACCGAGGCGACGTCATCGGTCAGCGCCGAAGACGCGCCGACGCCGACTTCCTCGGCGATGGTGAAGATGAAATGGACATCGACGGGCGGCGGTTCGTTATGGGCGGTCAGGGCCTTCAAAGCCGCGAGCATCA
The DNA window shown above is from Rhodospirillum rubrum ATCC 11170 and carries:
- a CDS encoding DUF3126 family protein → MTAAEIRKVEAYLRRTFATEALTLTPPPKAGGSCEVLLKGEFIGTLNRDEDEGEVSYAFNMVILDLDL
- a CDS encoding YchJ family protein; translation: MTQATDCPCGSGKALSACCGPLIDGLAVAPTAEAMMRSRYVAFSQGNAEYLRATLATGHDDDFDPEEIRATAKNAHWQGLEIRKVTEGGADDDEGTVEFIARFKIGGRSVLHHERSHFLREDGQWRCADAEMNPTEPPRSVVKIGRNDPCPCGSGKKYKKCCGVAA
- a CDS encoding DUF7606 domain-containing protein, giving the protein MKPLFTLALLGPCLALAACAGSDEDRTPSRTAVQYSCGARDEQDLTVLYSFEGERPVAANVAFEDRTLALKRDDTAADDLLSVSFSGDGYRWSIEALSPQNVLNANGGVLSRDDRAVIDGVERPITLILAKHCAVHQMAVATR
- a CDS encoding Abi family protein, translating into MGDQEFVVKSAFSYSDAVIDALETSLSPERMETYAKRSGNDREKAVRLYTWNTAISAAFYGPLQGLEVALRNALHRELAEKYGTNWYDNPAAGLDDGTLKRLSRARSELRRGRYADDPSHMVAALSFGFWVALLGAGGRTPDGGKANYEMTIWRSGVFRSFPHVRLSRKAVHEPLDYLRTFRNRIAHHEPIFDRHLAADYDSLLRVVGWINPKTRDWIEHHSRVPTLLAQSADDPGLTF
- a CDS encoding NifB/NifX family molybdenum-iron cluster-binding protein translates to MRIGISSQDFLTVSGHAGRARHFLIFETSADGALGAPSRLELPPDKVLHAFGDDGPHPLYDLDVVVTAGAGGHFVSRMEARGVRVVFCAEIPATEAARQVASGEPASSPAPLAQECCQP